In the Pseudomonas sp. MRSN 12121 genome, ACGCCGGCAACTTCGGTCTATCAGGTTCTGGACAAGGCCGTGACGGATGGCTTTCAGATCGGCGGCGACATGCTCGACAAAATGGGCAAACGGCGCTGGTACGAAATCGGCATGGTGTTTTGGGACTTGCTGAACGCCATCATCATCTATGCCGCTACGCTCATCATCGCCATTCCTGCCGGCGCGATGGTCATCGTTGCCAAGATCATGCTTACCGTCATGCTCGGCATCGGCCCGTTCTTCATCGCAATGCTGATGTTCCCGGTCACTGCCAAATGGTTTGATAGCTGGTTTGGTCAGGTCATGACCTACATCCTGCAAATCGCCCTGGTGACAACGGTTCTCGGCATGGGCATGAAGTTTTTCAGTGCGCTTACGGCCAAGGTTCTGGCCGTGACTACTGACCACCCTATCGCCACGATGCTTGAAATCCTGATCGTTACGGGTGTGACCCTGTTCTTGCTGCAAAGGGCATTTGAGGCGGCGTCGGCCCTGGCCGGCGGCATGTCCTCGGCGGGTATCACACTGCGGCAAGTCACCCAGGCGGCGGCCTCCCCTGTCACCCAGGTTATGAACCGCCAAAGCACGCGCCGCGATATGCAAAGCGGGATGATGGTCACGGGTGGCCGGCTTAACCATCTGGCGGCGGGTAACTCGATGTGGAACCCAGCCTACCGGCAGCACGTCTTGCAGAACCTCGGCAAGAATTGGGGGCCGGCGAAAGGCGGCGACGTAAAGAGGGGTTGAGCCATGTTCACACTGATGGAACACGACGCCCTTTTGCGCCTCATGAGGCTTTCCACCGGCTTCATTTCTGACAGTCGGCGCGTGGCTCACTGGCTGCAAGAGTGGGAACGGTCGGCCAATCCTCGGGCCATCAAGGCGCGGGTATCTGGCCTTTCCGACCACACCGCCAGGGACATGCAGGAAGTCGCCCAGGCGGCGAAGCGGACAGGGGCGAAGCCCTCCACGCTCGGCCGCCTGGAATACGGCTACAACATGGAGAACATCGCGCGGGCCTACCCGCTGCCGTCGATGGAGTACGAACGATGAAGGACAAGCCGCACGACGAAGCAATGGCCGATCTGTACCGCGAGCGGCCGGCGGAAGCGTTCGCCATGTTCCGGGCGCTGCTGCTCGATGGCGGCCAGCCTGGGGAATGGCGCATCTTCTGGCGTCACGTCCGGCTTGCGCTACGTCGGCGGTAAGTCCCTCGATCTGCACCACGGCCCCGCCTCGGCGGGGTTTTCTTTTTGGTGACGGTGGATCTTCCTCGATCGCGCGGGCCTGTCACCATTGCCGGGCATTGGTGACGCCGGCAGCTCGGCCAGGTCGCCGCCGTGTCACCATCGGGAACGATAGGAATAGTAATAGTCTTACTACTATTATTCTTATCCCTACCCTACTCCGCGCTTCGCTTGGGCAAGCCCCTTCGGCTTGCATCCCGCGTCGGTTCTTGCCCGACTGGCTGCGGGGGCAGGGGTGGCGGGCTTCGCCCTTCGTCCCTCCCCCTTGCCGATAGGCTGCACGGCTTCCAGTGGCATCAAGGGTTCGCCCCGTCTGGCCCGTGTCCTCGCTGCGCTGCGGGCCGCACCAGCCAGCCGGGGCCGCTTCGCGCCCTTGACACCACTTCCAGCCAAACGGCCCCAGGTGCCCCGGTTTTCAAGTGGAAAGGGGGTCAAGGGTGAAACCGGAAGCCGCACGCGGAGCGCAGCCCGCAGGGCGAGCACCGAACGGGTGAGGATTTCAGGGCCGCAGGCCCGGCCCTTGATGCCCTTGGAACGTCCCAAGCCTCTAGTCTGGGGGGCAGTCAAGGAAGCGAAGCGCCCCGCCGGCTGCACCCCTGACGACAGAGGGCGACTCGCTCCCTTCCCGCCGGGGCGGGAAGGGCGGGGGGATGGGTGGCGGGCGCGGAACGCGCCTTTCTCCCGCTCGCCGGCCTGCCGGCGTGGGGGCGGTGTGTAGGCCCGGCCGCTGGAATCATTGGCCTTTTTCCAGATTGGGGTTGGGGGAGCAACGGAACAGAAAGTGCACTTAAGCTCAGTCGCTGCCCCGCAAACCCTTGTAACGTCTGGACAGTTTCGAAAAACGACCGTTTTATGAAACCGTTTCAGCGAGCACTAGGAAAGGCCGTGACCACCCGAAAAGTGGTGCGATAAACTCGTTTCGCCAATCAAAGTTCGCTAATCCACAACAGATGACGAGTAAAGCGAACTTTAATTCGTGCTTATGTTGGTTTTCGGTTCCATTGCTCCCCAAACCCCAGATTCAAGACAGATTCAGCGTATGGGCGGGCCGCTGGACGGCCCAGGAAGCGCCGTAGGCGCTTCTAAGGCTGTTTGGCAGGGGGGTGGCCGCCCCTACCCTGAAAAACGCTCCTACGGCCTTCCCGCGCGCTCTGGTGCCCGTTCTGTGGCACGTCGGCTCGGCCCGCTCCTTTTCTGAAAGCCATTGCGGCCTTTCCGCTTGCGCTGTCGGTTCCTGGCGGGGCGCGTAGCGCCCTGCCCTGCGCAGGCGGTCGAGCTGCACCGCGCGGCGAAGGCCGCGCCCTGGTAAAGCGTTCTGGCCGAAGGCCAGCCATTCGACCGGAGGGGGAGCCGGCGAAGCCGGGGGAACCCCGTAGGGGTGCCCCGCCGAAGGCGCAGGCCGGCGCCGATAGGCGACGGGGCGGAGCGCGAAGCGCGGAGGGTAGGTGCGCCCGTAGGGCGTTGCAGCGGTTCGTTTCGCGCTGCCGGTCGAGTTTTCCACTGCGCGGGCCGCTCCAACTACCAGCAAAAATTTATAGGAGATTCTTTAAAGGCAGAACCGTACCGGTTTTAGGGGGGGTGGAATTTATCGCGCCGGGGGGGTGCGATCTATCGTGGATAAGTGGCCTTGGGGGGGTGCGATTTATCGCACTAGGGGGGTGCGATTTATCGTGGATAAGTTGCACTATCCACAAGGTTTTTCCACCGTTTGGGATGGTGACGAAGTGCGCGCCTGGTCGTGTCGATCTGTCACCATCCGAACCCCGCCGGCTCGGGGGCAAGGGGGGGGTGATTTATCGTACTGGTGCGGCCTGCCGGCCTGTCGAGGGGGGGGCGATTTATCGCGCGTTCAGGCTGGTGATGGTGACGCGGCCGAGCTGGCCAGCTCGATGCGGTGTCACCACGGCCGCCGGGACGGCGGAACGAAAGGGATTGATGCCCGAAGGGGCGAGACTGCCGGCAGCGCCGGCCGGCTCGATGCGCAGCGCGAAAGCC is a window encoding:
- a CDS encoding type IV secretion system protein; its protein translation is MAIESNIFEWLGDSIDMTLNTFVQVTSSNVIDMFTDFFIYGGTLTFVLMGFAIILGYVEAPASNFLKTSGKFLVISGLVLSAPTYMGWVVEALRGLETGVADAFSASGSSTPATSVYQVLDKAVTDGFQIGGDMLDKMGKRRWYEIGMVFWDLLNAIIIYAATLIIAIPAGAMVIVAKIMLTVMLGIGPFFIAMLMFPVTAKWFDSWFGQVMTYILQIALVTTVLGMGMKFFSALTAKVLAVTTDHPIATMLEILIVTGVTLFLLQRAFEAASALAGGMSSAGITLRQVTQAAASPVTQVMNRQSTRRDMQSGMMVTGGRLNHLAAGNSMWNPAYRQHVLQNLGKNWGPAKGGDVKRG